One Williamsia phyllosphaerae DNA segment encodes these proteins:
- a CDS encoding haloalkane dehalogenase: MDVYRTPDERFADLPGWHHEPRYLESEGLRIHHVDVGSGDPIVLFHGEPTWSYLYRKMIGPLADAGNRVIAYDHAGFGRSDKPTDRDWYSYDRHSAIADDVLDQLQVTKATVVVQDWGGPIGLRWAVEHADRVDRIVIMNTGLFTGRVSRGFLAWRDFAEKNPDLPVGTIVGGGTATDVPADVIAAYDAPFPTAGSKAGAAQFPLIVPVDESAAGAAVMARVADELSRWNKPALLAFSDSDPVFPHPRSGQAFIDLMPTVDDQVTITGAAHFLQEDRGEHIADEIIAWMGS; this comes from the coding sequence GTGGACGTCTACCGCACCCCGGACGAGCGCTTCGCGGATCTGCCGGGCTGGCATCACGAGCCCCGCTACCTCGAGTCCGAGGGCCTGCGTATCCACCACGTCGACGTGGGTTCCGGCGACCCGATCGTGCTGTTCCACGGCGAACCGACGTGGAGCTACCTGTACCGGAAGATGATCGGTCCTCTGGCCGACGCCGGCAACCGCGTGATCGCCTACGACCACGCCGGTTTCGGGCGGTCCGACAAACCCACCGACCGCGACTGGTACTCCTACGACCGGCACTCGGCCATTGCCGACGACGTGCTCGACCAACTGCAGGTCACGAAAGCGACCGTCGTCGTCCAGGACTGGGGTGGCCCGATCGGTCTGCGGTGGGCGGTCGAACATGCCGATCGCGTCGACCGGATCGTCATCATGAACACCGGGCTGTTCACCGGACGGGTCAGCCGAGGATTTCTCGCCTGGCGCGACTTCGCCGAGAAGAATCCCGATCTGCCGGTCGGGACAATCGTGGGAGGGGGCACCGCGACCGATGTGCCTGCTGACGTCATCGCCGCCTACGACGCACCGTTCCCCACCGCGGGATCGAAGGCCGGAGCCGCACAGTTCCCGCTGATCGTCCCGGTCGACGAGTCCGCCGCGGGCGCCGCCGTGATGGCCCGTGTCGCCGACGAACTCTCCCGGTGGAACAAGCCGGCGTTGCTCGCATTCTCCGACAGCGACCCGGTCTTCCCGCACCCACGCTCAGGCCAGGCGTTCATCGACCTCATGCCGACGGTCGACGATCAGGTGACCATCACCGGGGCCGCGCACTTCCTGCAGGAGGATCGGGGCGAGCACATCGCCGATGAGATCATCGCGTGGATGGGGTCGTGA
- a CDS encoding DUF779 domain-containing protein yields MTATDRVVATDSAVELLTKLSELHGGLMIHQSGGCCDGSAPMCYPSGEFRVGQRDVLLGEIELADPIPAVRVWIQGDQYEVWKHTQLILDVVPGRGAGFSLEAPEGVRFLARSRVFDEAENTWLDACPPRRGAEVTS; encoded by the coding sequence ATGACTGCTACAGACAGGGTCGTCGCAACTGACTCCGCCGTGGAGCTCCTGACCAAGTTGTCGGAGCTCCACGGCGGCCTCATGATCCACCAGTCCGGTGGATGTTGTGACGGGTCGGCGCCGATGTGTTACCCGTCCGGGGAGTTCCGAGTCGGTCAGCGTGATGTGCTGCTCGGTGAGATCGAGCTGGCGGATCCCATTCCGGCCGTGCGGGTCTGGATCCAGGGTGACCAGTACGAGGTCTGGAAACACACCCAGCTGATCCTCGACGTCGTGCCCGGTCGCGGTGCCGGGTTCAGCCTCGAGGCCCCCGAGGGGGTCCGGTTCCTGGCGCGCTCACGGGTCTTCGACGAGGCCGAGAACACCTGGCTCGACGCGTGCCCGCCGCGACGAGGGGCCGAGGTCACCTCCTAG
- a CDS encoding SDR family oxidoreductase: MASVKGKVVLITGAARGIGAETARALVKRGAKVVITDVDESTLALTADELGDNCVSVLADVTDLSAMEAAVAAGVARFGGIDLVLANAGIASYGSVLNVDPAAFRKVVDININGVFHTVRAALPSVIERKGYILVVSSLAAFAPAPGLAAYNASKAGAENFASALRLEVKHLGVDVGSAHMSWIDTPLVQDAKKDLSAFAEMLAGLPGPLSKTTTVDKCVNAFVAGLEKRKRRVYVPGWVGALGWMRGVITSPVGEKGSLDQAPHIIPKMDAEVAALGRSTSARNIESGAVVESGH, from the coding sequence ATGGCGTCAGTCAAGGGCAAGGTCGTTCTCATCACCGGCGCGGCGCGAGGGATCGGTGCCGAGACCGCGCGTGCGTTGGTCAAGCGCGGCGCGAAGGTCGTGATCACCGATGTCGACGAGTCGACGCTCGCGCTCACCGCCGACGAGCTCGGCGACAACTGCGTGAGCGTGCTCGCCGACGTGACCGATCTGTCGGCGATGGAGGCGGCTGTCGCCGCGGGTGTCGCGCGGTTCGGCGGCATCGATCTCGTCCTGGCCAACGCCGGGATCGCCAGCTACGGATCGGTTCTCAACGTCGACCCGGCCGCCTTCCGCAAGGTCGTCGACATCAACATCAACGGCGTCTTCCACACCGTTCGCGCCGCGCTGCCGTCGGTGATCGAGCGCAAGGGTTACATCCTCGTGGTGTCGTCGTTGGCCGCGTTCGCGCCGGCGCCGGGTCTCGCCGCGTACAACGCCAGCAAGGCGGGTGCGGAGAACTTCGCGAGCGCGTTGCGCCTGGAGGTCAAGCACCTCGGCGTCGACGTCGGCTCGGCCCACATGTCGTGGATCGACACCCCGCTCGTCCAGGACGCGAAGAAGGACTTGTCCGCGTTCGCGGAGATGCTGGCCGGGCTGCCCGGACCGCTGAGCAAGACCACCACCGTCGACAAATGCGTCAACGCCTTCGTAGCCGGTCTCGAGAAGCGCAAGCGTCGCGTCTACGTGCCCGGCTGGGTGGGCGCATTGGGCTGGATGCGTGGGGTCATCACCTCACCGGTGGGCGAGAAGGGCTCGCTCGACCAGGCGCCGCACATCATCCCCAAGATGGACGCCGAGGTCGCGGCCCTGGGACGCTCCACCAGCGCCCGCAACATCGAGAGCGGTGCGGTCGTCGAGTCCGGTCACTGA
- a CDS encoding MFS transporter produces MTATASTYEATGNGALAPTGHQAGSVPFRKATIALFAAGMAAFMAMYHVQAMLPVFSDHFGVSPTTSALTVSLTTGMLALAIIPASVLSERYGRIRVMVISAIAASVLGLLLPWSPSIEILLGGRALVGILCAGVPAVAMAYLAEEIDGPSLGKAMGYYVSGTTIGGLTGRLVPGLAADVVDWRWALEIACLVSLAFALVFIKLVPASKNFAPQRVTIRTTLSNLSGHLRDTPMLCLFGLAFVLMGGFVTVYNFLAYRLLDSPFSLPQSIVSLVFLMYLAGTFSSTYAGRMSDRHGRGRVLGVSIAVMAAGLVVTVPDFLPSTLVGVFFFTAGFFGAHSVASSWVGARASDHRAEASSLYLFGYYLGSSVAGALGGIAFSAFGWVGVAAYVGVLMVIGAVLAGLVISNVAREPVESVA; encoded by the coding sequence ATGACTGCGACTGCTTCGACGTACGAGGCCACGGGGAACGGTGCGCTCGCGCCGACCGGCCATCAGGCCGGTTCGGTGCCGTTCCGCAAGGCGACGATTGCTCTGTTCGCGGCGGGTATGGCCGCTTTCATGGCGATGTATCACGTGCAGGCGATGCTGCCGGTGTTCTCCGACCACTTCGGGGTCTCGCCCACCACGTCCGCTCTCACCGTGTCGTTGACGACCGGCATGCTGGCGTTGGCCATCATCCCGGCAAGCGTGTTGTCGGAGCGCTACGGGCGCATTCGCGTGATGGTCATCTCCGCGATCGCCGCGTCCGTTCTCGGTCTCCTGCTGCCGTGGTCGCCGAGTATCGAGATCCTGCTCGGAGGGCGCGCCCTCGTGGGCATCCTGTGCGCCGGTGTCCCCGCCGTCGCGATGGCGTACCTCGCCGAGGAGATCGACGGCCCGTCGCTGGGAAAGGCCATGGGCTACTACGTGTCCGGTACCACGATCGGCGGTTTGACCGGGCGTCTCGTCCCGGGTCTGGCTGCCGACGTCGTCGACTGGCGGTGGGCGCTGGAGATCGCGTGCCTGGTGTCGCTGGCGTTCGCGCTGGTGTTCATCAAGCTGGTGCCGGCGTCGAAGAACTTCGCACCCCAGCGGGTCACCATCCGGACGACGCTGTCGAACCTGTCCGGGCATCTGCGCGACACCCCGATGCTGTGTCTGTTCGGCTTGGCGTTCGTGCTCATGGGCGGGTTTGTCACGGTCTACAACTTCCTCGCCTACCGACTGCTGGATTCACCGTTCTCGTTGCCGCAGAGCATCGTCAGCCTGGTGTTCCTCATGTACCTGGCGGGGACCTTTTCCTCCACCTACGCCGGCCGGATGTCGGATCGCCACGGTCGAGGTCGCGTCCTCGGCGTGTCGATCGCGGTGATGGCGGCGGGTCTCGTCGTCACCGTTCCCGACTTCCTGCCGAGCACCCTGGTCGGCGTGTTCTTCTTCACCGCAGGCTTTTTCGGGGCGCACTCGGTGGCGAGCAGCTGGGTCGGTGCCCGCGCCAGCGACCACCGCGCCGAGGCCTCGTCGCTGTACCTCTTCGGGTACTACCTCGGCAGCTCGGTTGCCGGCGCCCTGGGCGGTATTGCCTTCTCGGCTTTCGGTTGGGTCGGTGTCGCGGCCTACGTCGGCGTGTTGATGGTGATCGGTGCGGTGCTCGCCGGGCTCGTCATCTCCAATGTCGCCCGGGAGCCCGTCGAATCCGTGGCGTGA
- a CDS encoding SRPBCC family protein, which translates to MTQASVIPVDQGPKITARQVNVNASAADIFALVADPHRHHELDGSGTVRDSTVKGPDRLKKGDKFSVGMKQFGVPYKITSTVTDLADNKVVEWQHPMGHKWRWELVETAPGNTQVTESFNYGTAKVPAMITAFGYDKKNGEGITKTLEQLAKRFA; encoded by the coding sequence ATGACACAGGCATCAGTTATCCCCGTCGATCAAGGTCCCAAGATCACCGCACGGCAGGTCAACGTCAACGCCTCTGCCGCCGACATCTTCGCGCTGGTCGCCGACCCGCACCGCCACCACGAGCTGGACGGCTCCGGCACCGTGCGCGACTCCACGGTCAAGGGCCCCGACCGCCTGAAGAAGGGCGACAAGTTCAGCGTCGGGATGAAGCAGTTCGGCGTTCCCTACAAGATCACCTCGACCGTCACCGACCTCGCCGACAACAAGGTCGTCGAGTGGCAGCACCCGATGGGCCACAAGTGGCGCTGGGAGCTCGTCGAGACCGCACCCGGCAACACCCAGGTCACCGAGTCGTTCAACTACGGCACCGCCAAGGTGCCTGCGATGATCACCGCCTTCGGCTACGACAAGAAGAACGGCGAGGGCATCACCAAGACGCTCGAGCAGCTCGCGAAGCGGTTCGCCTGA
- a CDS encoding LysR family transcriptional regulator, which yields MLGDSEWFVDLAESENVSAAARRLHISQPTLSRMLARLERELGTPLFDRHGKRLALNDRGRIFLTHARRARAELEAARHQIADLVDPVEGTVHLSFLHSFGVRLVPQLIGDFRREARVAFTLTQDAAETIVDHVRVGDADLAIVSPRPAGTDVVWAPLLRQRLGLAVPGDHRLAGRSEVSLGEVSEEPFVSMAQGFGMRRILEELCAEADFRPDITFESSELGTVAGLVGAGLGVAVLPIEDAPQIPVSVTVIPLAGSRTWREIGIVWQRDRPLSPAAARFRDFVVARSQPE from the coding sequence ATGCTGGGCGACAGCGAATGGTTCGTGGACCTCGCGGAGTCCGAGAACGTGTCCGCGGCCGCGCGCCGACTGCACATCTCGCAGCCGACGTTGTCCCGTATGTTGGCCCGCCTCGAACGCGAACTGGGCACGCCGCTGTTCGACCGACACGGCAAACGTCTCGCGCTCAACGACCGCGGACGCATCTTTCTCACCCACGCGCGGCGGGCGCGGGCCGAACTCGAGGCGGCGCGCCATCAGATCGCCGATCTCGTCGACCCGGTGGAGGGGACCGTCCATCTGTCGTTCCTGCACTCGTTCGGCGTCCGTCTGGTGCCGCAGTTGATCGGCGACTTCCGGCGCGAGGCCCGCGTCGCGTTCACCCTGACCCAGGATGCAGCCGAGACGATCGTCGACCATGTGCGCGTCGGCGACGCCGACCTCGCGATCGTCTCGCCCCGACCGGCCGGAACCGATGTGGTGTGGGCGCCACTGCTCCGACAGCGACTGGGTCTCGCGGTACCGGGGGATCACCGTCTGGCCGGACGGTCCGAGGTGTCGCTCGGGGAGGTGTCCGAGGAGCCGTTCGTGTCGATGGCGCAGGGCTTCGGTATGCGCCGAATCCTCGAAGAGCTCTGTGCTGAGGCCGATTTCCGCCCCGACATCACCTTCGAGTCCAGCGAGCTGGGGACGGTGGCCGGACTCGTCGGCGCCGGTCTGGGAGTCGCGGTGCTGCCCATCGAGGACGCGCCACAGATCCCGGTGTCGGTAACGGTGATCCCGCTGGCCGGCTCGCGGACGTGGCGTGAGATCGGCATCGTCTGGCAACGTGACCGACCCCTGTCGCCGGCAGCGGCGCGGTTCCGCGACTTCGTTGTGGCGCGCTCGCAGCCGGAGTGA
- the adh gene encoding aldehyde dehydrogenase: MPIFANPGTDGAVMNFEQRYDNWIGGQWTPPVKGQYFENPSPITGKTFCEVARSTAEDIDLALDAAHKAAPAWGKTAAAERSLVLLKIADRIEENLTQIAVAESWDNGKAVRECLAADIPLAVDHFRYFAGALRAQEGSLSQVDEDTVAYHFHEPLGVVGQIIPWNFPILMAVWKLAPALAAGNAVVLKPAEQTPASILYLISLIGDLLPDGVLNIVNGFGVEAGKPLASSNRIRKIAFTGETTTGRLIMQYASENIIPVTLELGGKSPNIFFADVMASDDGFRDRALEGFTMFALNQGEVCTCPSRALIQESIYDEFIDLAVKRTEAIKQGNPLDTDTMMGAQASNDQFEKIASYLSIGQEEGAKVLTGGEPLKLDGELAGGYYIKPTIFAGNNKMRIFQEEIFGPVLSVATFSDYADAMSIANDTLYGLGAGVWSRDGATAYRAGREIQAGRVWTNTYHDYPAHAAFGGYKASGIGRENHLMMLEHYQQTKNLLVGYAQNAKGFF, from the coding sequence ATGCCGATTTTCGCCAACCCCGGAACCGATGGCGCGGTCATGAACTTCGAGCAGCGCTACGACAACTGGATCGGGGGACAGTGGACCCCGCCGGTCAAGGGCCAGTACTTCGAGAACCCGTCGCCGATCACCGGTAAGACCTTCTGCGAGGTCGCGCGCTCGACCGCCGAGGACATCGACCTCGCCCTCGACGCCGCGCACAAGGCCGCCCCCGCGTGGGGCAAGACCGCCGCCGCCGAGCGTTCACTGGTCCTGCTGAAGATCGCCGACCGCATCGAGGAGAACCTCACACAGATCGCGGTCGCCGAGTCGTGGGACAACGGCAAGGCCGTCCGCGAGTGTCTCGCCGCCGACATCCCGCTGGCCGTCGACCACTTCCGCTACTTCGCGGGCGCCCTTCGTGCACAGGAGGGTTCGCTGTCGCAGGTCGACGAGGACACCGTCGCCTACCACTTCCACGAGCCCCTCGGCGTCGTGGGACAGATCATCCCGTGGAACTTCCCGATCCTGATGGCGGTCTGGAAGCTGGCCCCGGCGCTGGCCGCAGGCAACGCCGTTGTCCTCAAGCCGGCCGAGCAGACCCCCGCGTCGATCCTGTACCTGATCTCGCTGATCGGTGACCTGCTGCCCGACGGCGTCCTCAACATCGTCAACGGCTTCGGCGTCGAGGCGGGCAAGCCGCTCGCGTCGAGCAACCGGATCCGCAAGATCGCGTTCACCGGTGAGACCACCACGGGCCGACTGATCATGCAGTACGCGTCGGAGAACATCATCCCGGTCACCCTGGAGCTCGGCGGCAAGAGCCCGAACATCTTCTTCGCCGACGTGATGGCGTCCGATGACGGCTTCCGCGACCGCGCCCTCGAGGGCTTCACGATGTTCGCGCTGAATCAGGGCGAGGTCTGCACCTGCCCGAGCCGCGCGCTCATCCAGGAGTCGATCTACGACGAGTTCATCGACCTCGCGGTCAAGCGCACCGAGGCGATCAAGCAGGGCAACCCGCTCGACACCGACACGATGATGGGCGCACAGGCGTCGAACGACCAGTTCGAGAAGATCGCCTCGTACCTGAGCATCGGCCAGGAAGAGGGCGCCAAGGTCCTCACCGGTGGCGAGCCGCTCAAGCTCGACGGAGAACTCGCCGGCGGGTACTACATCAAGCCGACGATCTTCGCGGGCAACAACAAGATGCGCATCTTCCAGGAGGAGATCTTCGGACCCGTGCTGTCGGTCGCGACGTTCTCCGACTACGCCGACGCCATGTCCATCGCCAACGACACCCTCTACGGTCTGGGTGCGGGCGTCTGGTCGCGCGACGGTGCCACCGCCTACCGCGCAGGACGTGAGATCCAGGCCGGTCGCGTGTGGACGAACACGTACCACGACTACCCGGCACACGCGGCCTTCGGCGGCTACAAGGCCTCGGGCATCGGCCGCGAGAACCACCTGATGATGCTCGAGCACTACCAGCAGACCAAGAACCTGCTGGTGGGTTACGCTCAGAACGCGAAGGGCTTCTTCTGA
- a CDS encoding TerD family protein: MSVSLAKGGNVSLSKEAPDLRAVSVGLGWDVRSTNGADFDLDASVLAVGTSRKVLSDSWFIFYNNLTSPDGSIVHTGDNLTGEGEGDDESVNVDLKAVDPGVDSMVFAVTIHDAENLGQNFGQVINAFIRVVNSDDGRELARYDLSEDASTETAMVFGELYRRNGEWKFRAVGQGYASGLAGIARDFGVNVG, from the coding sequence ATGTCGGTGAGCCTGGCCAAGGGTGGGAACGTCTCGTTGAGCAAGGAGGCGCCCGATCTCCGTGCGGTGAGTGTCGGTCTCGGATGGGACGTCCGTTCCACCAACGGCGCGGACTTCGACCTCGACGCGAGCGTTCTCGCAGTCGGAACAAGCCGAAAAGTGTTGTCCGACAGCTGGTTCATCTTCTACAACAATCTGACCTCGCCCGACGGTTCCATCGTGCACACGGGGGACAACCTCACCGGTGAGGGAGAAGGTGACGACGAGTCGGTCAATGTGGACCTCAAGGCCGTCGATCCCGGCGTCGACTCGATGGTCTTCGCGGTGACCATCCACGACGCGGAGAACCTGGGCCAGAACTTCGGTCAGGTCATCAACGCCTTCATCCGCGTCGTGAACAGCGACGACGGCCGTGAGCTCGCGCGCTACGACCTGAGCGAGGACGCCTCGACCGAGACGGCCATGGTGTTCGGCGAGCTGTACCGACGCAACGGTGAATGGAAGTTCCGAGCGGTCGGGCAGGGATACGCCAGCGGGTTGGCCGGCATCGCGCGCGACTTCGGCGTCAACGTCGGCTGA
- a CDS encoding sensor histidine kinase, with amino-acid sequence MRVPNLSRLAPPVPADGHQGAGITDATMMRLLPLINVVVVVWAWFTVSPLGLSGSGLYGLILMIVGSMAMSLRLLPSDLLSFRQGFVATLVGAVVAGLLFGFDPSSAATAFAPIIAGTAGFRFTPVPAITIAAVTSATAFLATVVRYDGIPYWALMVGLAVLIGMTRRDRSEALRLAREKVEQTERAVASESRAQVLAERARVAREIHDVLAHSLSGVNMQLNLADALLEDGRTDAGREAVAVAQTLVTDGLVEARKAVYALRDERRDLVATIESMSLGETETVTVTGRPRAIDSRTSGHLERIVGEALTNARRHAPGAPTAVTVVFGADLLTIEVVNSTTGDQVFDDGAGVGVTGMRERAAEIGARLTAGGDGRSWTVQVEVDL; translated from the coding sequence ATGCGCGTTCCGAACCTGTCCCGACTGGCGCCGCCCGTACCGGCTGACGGTCACCAGGGCGCGGGGATCACCGATGCGACGATGATGCGGCTGCTGCCGCTGATCAACGTGGTGGTGGTCGTCTGGGCGTGGTTCACGGTCTCGCCGCTCGGCCTGTCGGGGTCGGGTCTCTACGGGCTGATCCTTATGATCGTCGGTTCGATGGCGATGTCGCTGCGGCTGTTGCCGTCGGATCTCCTGTCGTTCCGGCAGGGCTTCGTGGCCACACTCGTCGGCGCGGTAGTCGCCGGTCTGCTGTTCGGGTTCGATCCGTCCAGCGCCGCAACGGCCTTCGCGCCGATCATCGCCGGTACCGCGGGCTTCCGCTTCACGCCGGTGCCGGCGATCACCATCGCCGCCGTCACCTCGGCCACCGCATTCCTCGCCACGGTGGTCCGTTACGACGGCATCCCCTACTGGGCCCTCATGGTGGGTCTGGCCGTGCTCATCGGGATGACCCGCCGCGACCGGAGTGAGGCGCTACGCCTCGCCAGGGAGAAGGTGGAACAGACCGAACGCGCGGTCGCGTCCGAGAGCCGCGCCCAGGTGCTGGCCGAGCGGGCGCGGGTGGCCCGCGAGATCCACGACGTCCTCGCCCATTCGCTGTCGGGAGTCAACATGCAGCTCAACCTCGCCGACGCGCTGCTGGAAGACGGGCGGACCGACGCCGGGCGTGAGGCTGTGGCCGTCGCGCAGACTCTGGTGACCGACGGCCTCGTCGAGGCCCGCAAGGCCGTCTACGCGCTGCGCGACGAACGCCGCGACCTCGTCGCGACCATCGAGTCGATGTCGCTGGGTGAGACCGAGACGGTCACGGTGACCGGGCGGCCGCGGGCCATCGACAGCCGGACCAGCGGGCATCTCGAACGCATCGTGGGCGAGGCTCTCACCAACGCGCGCAGGCACGCGCCCGGCGCACCCACCGCGGTGACCGTCGTGTTCGGGGCTGATCTACTGACCATCGAGGTGGTCAACTCGACGACGGGAGATCAGGTGTTCGACGACGGTGCCGGTGTCGGAGTGACCGGTATGCGGGAGCGGGCGGCCGAGATCGGCGCACGGCTCACGGCCGGCGGCGACGGGCGCAGCTGGACCGTGCAAGTGGAGGTCGACCTGTGA
- a CDS encoding response regulator transcription factor: MTTDPIRVVIADDQATIRDALAVMLDLVSDLSIVATAADGAALVDAVRDHRPDVVLTDLRMPVMDGADATRTLLEENPELPVIVLTTFDDDDSVFRALDAGARGYLTKDANRHELAAAIRSAAAGQSVLDRAVQRRLLRGARGGTDQATAPAGGPGPDSLTAREREVLTHMADGSTNREIAAALFVSESTVKTHINNVFAKLALRDRGQAIAFAHRHGLADG; the protein is encoded by the coding sequence GTGACCACCGATCCGATCCGGGTGGTCATCGCCGACGACCAGGCGACCATTCGTGACGCCCTGGCGGTGATGCTCGATCTGGTGTCGGACCTGTCGATCGTCGCCACCGCCGCCGACGGCGCGGCCCTCGTCGACGCGGTGCGCGACCACCGACCCGATGTGGTCCTGACCGATCTGCGGATGCCGGTGATGGACGGCGCCGACGCCACCCGCACGTTGCTCGAGGAGAACCCGGAACTGCCGGTCATCGTGCTCACCACGTTCGATGACGACGACTCGGTGTTCCGTGCGCTCGACGCCGGTGCGCGCGGCTACCTGACCAAGGACGCCAACCGTCACGAGCTCGCCGCCGCGATCCGTTCCGCCGCGGCCGGACAGTCGGTGCTCGATCGTGCGGTGCAGCGACGTCTCCTGCGTGGCGCCCGGGGCGGCACCGACCAGGCCACTGCCCCGGCGGGCGGTCCGGGACCCGACTCGCTGACCGCGCGGGAACGAGAGGTGTTGACGCACATGGCCGACGGGTCGACGAACCGTGAGATCGCCGCCGCACTGTTCGTGAGCGAGTCCACCGTCAAGACCCACATCAACAACGTGTTCGCGAAACTCGCACTGCGCGATCGCGGTCAGGCCATCGCGTTCGCGCATAGGCACGGGCTGGCCGACGGCTGA
- a CDS encoding HNH endonuclease, translating into MTVTAIASKRSAERGDDAHDIFDHASPDGLSDDALTERVVGYASQIAALTARFLDLLREFDTRGVWSGEGINSCAHWLSWRTGLSLRAAQDHLRIAYALHDLPQMHEALAEGRLSYSKVRALTRVATPDREEELVSVALSATAAQVEKIVRSIKHIDRSEDESSSGHVESTAQWRWNDDGTLAVTMRLAPVDGARFLAGVVRSEYERTRTADDPDLPLPGSDDSSGDNAPRSANGSVDLWRHVPSNIAEAVIAMADTAQTVIAMPDFAPGAEVVIHSETDIDADSTQSHLDAGPAVSDAEVDEASCGSSTRRVTHGKGRRGVALKMGRKRRLPTRALLRVVFERDRGCRHPGCGRTRHLHAHHVRFWRDGGTTDPDNLIMLCSTHHRALHHGKFSIRALGAQQFSFHRTDGSLIEVAPATQAPANWRADAHIASDAVEPVGAGRLDLGYTLEVLYAAWEWREGQAPTPIAA; encoded by the coding sequence ATGACGGTCACAGCCATTGCGTCGAAACGCTCCGCGGAGCGCGGGGACGACGCGCACGACATCTTCGACCACGCGAGTCCGGACGGTTTGTCCGATGATGCGCTCACCGAGCGGGTGGTGGGATACGCGAGTCAGATCGCTGCCCTCACGGCCCGCTTCCTCGATCTGCTGCGAGAGTTCGACACCCGTGGGGTGTGGTCCGGGGAGGGCATCAACTCGTGCGCGCACTGGTTGTCGTGGCGCACCGGGTTGTCGCTGCGCGCGGCGCAGGATCATCTGCGGATCGCCTATGCGCTACATGACCTGCCTCAGATGCACGAAGCGCTCGCCGAGGGTCGGCTGTCGTACTCGAAGGTGCGTGCGCTGACGCGGGTGGCAACCCCGGACCGTGAGGAGGAGCTGGTGTCGGTGGCGCTGTCGGCGACCGCGGCCCAGGTCGAGAAGATCGTCCGATCGATCAAGCACATCGACCGAAGCGAGGACGAATCCAGTAGTGGCCACGTCGAATCGACTGCGCAGTGGCGGTGGAACGACGACGGGACACTGGCGGTCACGATGCGTCTCGCGCCCGTGGACGGAGCGCGATTCCTCGCCGGCGTGGTGCGCAGCGAATACGAACGGACTCGCACCGCCGACGATCCCGACCTCCCTCTCCCCGGCTCCGACGACTCCTCCGGTGACAACGCTCCGCGGAGCGCGAACGGATCGGTCGATCTGTGGCGCCACGTCCCGTCGAACATCGCCGAGGCGGTCATCGCGATGGCCGACACCGCGCAGACGGTGATCGCGATGCCCGACTTCGCACCCGGCGCGGAGGTCGTGATCCACAGCGAGACAGACATTGACGCCGATTCCACGCAGTCACATCTCGATGCCGGACCGGCCGTTTCCGACGCGGAGGTCGACGAGGCCTCATGCGGCAGTTCGACCCGGCGGGTCACACACGGGAAAGGCCGCAGAGGTGTCGCACTGAAGATGGGTCGCAAACGACGACTGCCCACGCGTGCTCTGCTGCGGGTGGTGTTCGAACGCGATCGCGGATGTCGACATCCGGGGTGCGGTCGGACGCGCCACCTGCATGCACATCACGTCCGGTTCTGGCGCGACGGCGGCACCACCGATCCCGACAACCTCATCATGCTGTGCTCGACGCATCACCGTGCGTTGCACCACGGGAAGTTCTCGATCCGTGCCCTTGGGGCACAACAGTTCTCGTTCCATCGCACCGACGGTTCGCTGATCGAGGTCGCCCCGGCCACGCAGGCGCCCGCGAACTGGCGAGCAGACGCGCACATCGCATCGGACGCGGTCGAGCCCGTCGGCGCAGGACGCCTCGATCTCGGCTACACCCTCGAGGTTCTCTACGCGGCATGGGAATGGCGCGAGGGCCAGGCACCGACTCCGATCGCCGCCTGA